One Phycisphaerae bacterium RAS2 DNA window includes the following coding sequences:
- the pkn1_4 gene encoding Serine/threonine-protein kinase pkn1 yields the protein MQERSTSRTDSRRTLSGLLIMACAAWFAPWAMGQNPSQTNKAVGVEDAPKFAPVREMGAGNAALFIGINAFTKDTHLAPLKFAVNDAIGTAHLFALELKLVAPKRTALALSGEPNGDAAKAQLATLKAAGARIGPAAKSDIFLSLQQVIASPANENDILIVGLSSHGFEEAGVPYVMPADGVKAFLADTAINLTSVEQALTRSKAGKRLLILDACREKPLAGGRGGDAPMAVAFKEALAKAAGQAVLASCDVGEVSFENAAVGHGVFTHYLLKALRGEAPTDDAGMIRIDQVIGYVAGNVERWSKQNGPQVQRPWFKGPQVAREIPLAMDTARVAAIAEAARQKSAMVQSRLEALRKLAIDDAITVAQHALGKSLFTASPDTLDAQDRERLEVFVDLIESKIPARRLQALLDAVETPEQRAARLERERMAAHVTATLGMLKAALEKKNRDEAFQLLGELTSLSPSHPSLDDWRKRVEGLGRPKELTLDLGGGVTMDLVLIPAGEFMMGSPEEEEGRNINEGPQHRVRFSKPFYMGKYEVTNAQYRRFKPDHDSGDYRGVSLNNDNQPVVDVSREDAKAFCDWLRRQSGREVRLPSESEWEYACRGGDGREFPWSGSWPPSAQSGNYADETIKSMFSDWTPVDGYRDGYAVSSPVGSFSANPYGLHDMGGNVWEWCEDWYHDDYTGAPTDGRAWTTGGKQTSPVFRGAAWSYEDGRNLRSACRSIGGPDFRSRSGGFRVATGASP from the coding sequence ATGCAAGAGCGATCAACGAGCAGAACTGATTCGCGCCGGACCCTTTCGGGGTTACTCATCATGGCCTGTGCGGCCTGGTTCGCCCCATGGGCGATGGGGCAGAACCCGTCGCAAACCAACAAAGCCGTCGGCGTCGAGGACGCTCCGAAGTTCGCCCCCGTGCGCGAGATGGGCGCCGGCAATGCCGCCCTGTTCATCGGCATCAACGCCTTCACCAAGGACACGCACCTGGCCCCGCTAAAGTTCGCCGTCAATGACGCGATCGGCACGGCCCATCTCTTCGCCCTGGAGCTGAAGCTCGTCGCGCCCAAGCGCACCGCTCTGGCACTGTCGGGTGAGCCGAACGGCGACGCCGCCAAGGCCCAGCTCGCGACCCTTAAGGCCGCCGGTGCAAGAATCGGCCCGGCCGCCAAGTCGGACATCTTTCTAAGCCTTCAGCAGGTCATTGCCTCGCCCGCAAACGAGAACGACATCCTGATCGTCGGCCTTTCCTCACACGGTTTCGAAGAAGCCGGCGTTCCCTACGTCATGCCGGCCGACGGCGTCAAGGCCTTCCTCGCCGACACGGCGATCAACCTTACCAGCGTCGAGCAGGCACTCACCCGCAGCAAGGCCGGCAAACGCCTGCTCATTCTCGATGCCTGTCGAGAAAAGCCGCTGGCGGGTGGCCGCGGTGGCGATGCGCCGATGGCCGTGGCCTTTAAGGAAGCCCTGGCCAAGGCCGCCGGGCAGGCCGTGCTGGCTTCCTGCGACGTCGGCGAGGTCTCCTTCGAGAATGCCGCCGTCGGGCACGGTGTCTTCACGCATTACCTACTGAAGGCCCTGCGCGGCGAGGCCCCGACCGATGACGCCGGCATGATCCGCATCGATCAGGTCATCGGATACGTCGCAGGAAATGTCGAGCGCTGGTCGAAGCAAAACGGGCCGCAGGTTCAGCGCCCCTGGTTCAAGGGGCCGCAGGTCGCGCGGGAGATCCCTCTGGCGATGGACACCGCCCGCGTCGCGGCGATCGCCGAAGCCGCGCGACAGAAATCCGCGATGGTTCAGTCTCGCCTTGAGGCCCTGCGCAAGCTGGCCATCGATGACGCCATCACCGTCGCCCAGCATGCGCTGGGAAAGTCGCTCTTTACCGCAAGTCCAGACACGCTCGACGCCCAGGACCGCGAGCGGCTGGAAGTTTTTGTGGATCTCATCGAGTCAAAGATCCCCGCAAGACGGCTGCAAGCGCTGCTGGACGCAGTCGAGACGCCCGAGCAGCGGGCGGCTCGGCTGGAGCGGGAGCGCATGGCGGCGCATGTTACGGCGACGCTGGGCATGCTGAAGGCTGCTCTTGAGAAAAAGAACCGTGACGAGGCCTTCCAGTTGCTTGGCGAACTGACGAGTCTTTCGCCGAGTCATCCGTCGCTGGATGATTGGCGAAAGCGTGTCGAGGGGCTCGGCCGGCCGAAAGAGCTCACGCTCGATCTCGGCGGCGGAGTGACAATGGATCTGGTACTAATTCCGGCGGGTGAATTCATGATGGGCTCGCCGGAAGAGGAAGAGGGCCGCAACATCAACGAAGGCCCGCAACACCGCGTTCGTTTCAGCAAGCCATTCTATATGGGCAAGTACGAGGTGACCAATGCACAGTACCGGCGGTTCAAACCGGACCACGATTCGGGCGATTACAGAGGCGTGAGTCTGAATAATGACAACCAGCCAGTGGTTGATGTAAGCAGGGAGGATGCAAAAGCGTTCTGCGACTGGCTCCGCCGCCAGAGTGGCAGGGAGGTTCGTCTTCCCAGCGAATCCGAATGGGAATACGCCTGCCGGGGGGGCGATGGACGAGAATTCCCGTGGAGCGGTAGTTGGCCACCATCAGCCCAATCAGGGAATTACGCCGACGAGACAATCAAGAGTATGTTTTCAGATTGGACACCCGTCGACGGTTACCGGGATGGCTATGCGGTGAGTTCTCCGGTGGGCTCTTTTTCGGCAAATCCATATGGCCTTCACGACATGGGAGGAAATGTGTGGGAGTGGTGCGAGGACTGGTATCATGACGATTACACCGGCGCGCCGACGGATGGGCGGGCCTGGACGACCGGCGGAAAGCAGACGTCCCCTGTCTTTCGTGGCGCCGCGTGGAGCTACGAGGATGGCAGGAATCTGCGCTCGGCCTGCCGTAGTATCGGCGGGCCTGACTTCCGCAGCCGCAGCGGCGGCTTTCGTGTTGCGACAGGGGCCTCTCCATAG
- the isp gene encoding Intracellular serine protease, with translation MLKIICCITVLISFLGTAARAELETKGFVPIADRPGEFGVVMEVVGGRTTYQLGESLQLRFKCAQPGHLTLVSIDSAGDAVLMFPNKWSPDSKVVAGKWLDIPSADSGFKLVARPPLGATYVRAFVTPRPIVCIESLRKADPGASMSALGQRGGEQMNRLLREIKGFEPQPDTQPVNERAMAVITLRLTIADGKPRRADGKLLGEIPEGADLDGLTPAAHPKAKLLAALRDGNVGYRKHHEKGLVIPPTFSFDSQTGTVRFGERVISTRQREEKVDVEFLVETADPNANEIDRLRSMRVKRVAVRGPGGLAEAQAKLRSEGARNVQPVVYYHVFGPATKDEPMLKLQWAMRNEFARAAETGAIEAISKAVRRPIVVAVVDSGMAANHPDLAGALHRNSDEIPGNDLDDDDNGFVDDVSGYDFVEMKGSHLIGAADDHGTFVASVIASRADGKGILGVCPWAEILPIRAAGLDGSFSTLAAVQSLLYAAACGAKIVNCSWGGYGSDPAIYRAMAVLREKGVLIICAAGNEANDNDVYPATPASYDLDNIISVAALRVDGDLASFSNWGARSVHIAAPGELILGYPDGSGNVAAWDGTSFSAPMVAGAAALVWAKHPDWDYGQVKNAILSSARRTEALQGRIQTGGMLDLAAAVSK, from the coding sequence ATGTTGAAAATAATCTGCTGCATAACAGTACTGATCAGTTTTCTCGGCACGGCGGCTCGAGCCGAGCTTGAGACTAAGGGTTTCGTCCCGATTGCGGATCGACCCGGCGAGTTTGGGGTAGTTATGGAGGTGGTGGGCGGGAGAACCACTTACCAATTGGGCGAATCTCTTCAGTTGCGGTTTAAGTGCGCCCAGCCGGGCCACTTAACCCTCGTTAGCATCGACTCGGCAGGCGACGCAGTGCTGATGTTTCCCAATAAGTGGTCGCCGGATTCAAAGGTGGTGGCGGGGAAGTGGTTGGACATTCCCTCAGCGGACTCCGGCTTCAAGTTAGTTGCCCGACCGCCACTAGGGGCGACGTACGTTCGAGCTTTTGTTACGCCTCGACCGATCGTCTGCATCGAGTCTCTTCGCAAAGCAGACCCTGGCGCGAGCATGTCCGCACTGGGTCAGCGAGGAGGCGAACAGATGAACCGCCTTCTTCGCGAGATTAAAGGATTCGAGCCTCAACCGGACACTCAACCCGTCAACGAGCGGGCGATGGCTGTCATTACGTTACGCTTGACCATCGCCGATGGCAAACCACGCCGGGCCGACGGAAAGCTCCTCGGCGAGATTCCCGAAGGAGCCGACCTCGACGGTCTGACGCCGGCCGCTCATCCCAAGGCCAAGTTGTTGGCGGCGCTGCGCGATGGCAACGTTGGTTACCGCAAGCACCATGAGAAGGGCTTGGTCATTCCACCAACCTTTTCGTTTGATTCTCAAACGGGGACCGTAAGATTCGGTGAACGTGTGATAAGTACGCGACAACGGGAAGAGAAGGTCGACGTTGAGTTTCTCGTCGAAACCGCCGACCCGAACGCCAACGAGATCGATCGGCTCCGTTCGATGCGCGTGAAGCGGGTAGCCGTGCGAGGGCCTGGTGGACTGGCCGAGGCCCAGGCAAAATTGCGAAGCGAAGGCGCACGCAATGTTCAGCCGGTGGTCTATTACCATGTCTTCGGACCGGCCACCAAGGACGAGCCGATGCTTAAGCTGCAATGGGCGATGCGGAACGAGTTCGCTCGAGCCGCCGAGACCGGCGCCATCGAGGCGATATCGAAGGCGGTTCGTCGGCCGATTGTCGTCGCGGTTGTAGACTCGGGAATGGCCGCCAACCATCCCGATCTTGCGGGCGCGCTCCATCGCAACAGCGACGAAATACCGGGAAACGATCTCGATGATGACGACAACGGTTTTGTGGATGACGTCAGCGGATACGATTTCGTCGAGATGAAGGGAAGCCATCTCATCGGTGCTGCGGATGATCACGGGACCTTCGTCGCATCCGTGATTGCCTCTCGCGCCGATGGCAAAGGAATCCTTGGTGTGTGCCCGTGGGCCGAGATTCTGCCAATCCGCGCCGCGGGCTTGGACGGCTCGTTCTCCACGCTTGCAGCCGTACAATCGCTCCTTTATGCGGCGGCATGCGGTGCCAAGATTGTGAATTGCAGTTGGGGTGGCTATGGCAGCGATCCGGCTATTTACCGCGCCATGGCGGTTCTTCGAGAGAAGGGAGTACTGATTATCTGCGCGGCCGGCAACGAAGCCAACGATAACGACGTTTATCCGGCGACACCGGCGTCCTATGACTTGGATAACATTATTTCAGTGGCAGCACTTCGCGTCGACGGCGACTTGGCGAGTTTCAGTAATTGGGGGGCGCGATCCGTTCACATTGCGGCACCGGGCGAGCTGATTCTCGGATACCCGGATGGTTCGGGAAACGTCGCCGCGTGGGACGGTACGAGTTTTTCGGCTCCTATGGTGGCTGGTGCAGCGGCACTAGTCTGGGCAAAACACCCCGATTGGGATTACGGGCAAGTCAAAAACGCGATCCTTTCCAGCGCGCGACGCACCGAAGCATTGCAGGGCCGCATCCAGACAGGTGGAATGCTGGATCTGGCCGCCGCCGTGTCAAAATAA
- a CDS encoding Caspase domain protein: MRTLIIAMTASCLLPAAHAATPPEKAVGVEPVHNTGRSVRLALVVGINEYQHHPHLRYCVDDAALLADTLRRHCLYDVQNVLLLTDGAKPLKDQPTKASILQAASQLAELAEPNDTVLFFLSGHGVLLDGRAYFVPVEADQAFQEMVSIAELRRILRKSKAQRRVLILDACHSGGEKSSETAKMSQSFEDDLRADSEGIVTLASCRAEETSLEAPSKGHGLFTYWLIQGLKGEADTTGDRNHRIDILELYRFVSDRVKQEAMAEFRHLQRPTLIAAISGQIELAVVDQSSAKPAPDRTADRPADGKLIVAPDRLTAVVHAPLKSASTADMLEAKQQLRIKAQSILKAALEERGFTDPLPTLRHWNESVKTLDAETVQGTYSVTLGKP, from the coding sequence ATGCGAACGCTTATCATCGCTATGACTGCATCGTGCCTTCTGCCAGCCGCCCATGCGGCGACGCCACCGGAGAAAGCCGTCGGTGTCGAGCCGGTGCACAACACTGGCCGATCGGTGCGGTTGGCGCTGGTAGTCGGCATCAATGAATACCAACATCACCCACACCTGCGGTATTGCGTGGATGATGCCGCTCTCTTGGCCGACACGCTTAGACGACACTGTCTATACGACGTCCAAAACGTATTGCTCCTCACTGACGGCGCCAAGCCGCTGAAGGATCAGCCAACCAAAGCGAGTATTTTGCAGGCTGCCTCGCAGCTCGCGGAATTGGCCGAACCCAATGACACTGTCCTGTTCTTTTTATCTGGGCACGGCGTACTTCTGGATGGTCGCGCTTACTTTGTGCCTGTTGAAGCTGACCAAGCATTCCAGGAGATGGTATCCATCGCCGAGCTACGTCGGATACTCCGCAAGTCCAAGGCGCAGCGCCGTGTATTGATATTGGATGCCTGTCACTCCGGCGGAGAAAAATCATCTGAGACAGCCAAGATGAGCCAGTCATTTGAAGATGATTTACGAGCCGACAGCGAAGGCATCGTCACCTTGGCAAGCTGTCGCGCTGAAGAAACGTCTTTGGAAGCTCCGTCCAAGGGGCACGGCCTCTTTACCTACTGGCTGATTCAGGGCTTGAAGGGTGAAGCAGATACGACCGGAGATCGAAACCACCGCATTGATATTCTTGAGCTGTATCGATTCGTTTCGGACCGAGTCAAGCAGGAGGCGATGGCCGAGTTTCGACATCTCCAACGGCCAACGTTGATCGCCGCAATTAGCGGCCAGATCGAGCTCGCCGTTGTCGATCAAAGCAGCGCGAAACCGGCGCCCGACCGGACCGCCGATCGGCCCGCAGATGGAAAACTTATTGTGGCTCCCGATCGTCTGACGGCAGTCGTACATGCACCGCTCAAGTCTGCGTCAACTGCCGACATGCTTGAGGCGAAGCAACAGCTGCGAATCAAGGCGCAAAGCATTCTCAAGGCCGCACTCGAAGAACGTGGATTTACCGATCCATTGCCAACTCTTCGACATTGGAACGAAAGCGTCAAGACGCTTGATGCCGAAACTGTTCAGGGAACGTACTCCGTCACCTTAGGAAAGCCATAA
- a CDS encoding Curli production assembly/transport component CsgG, translated as MNAFPVCRMSLFVLVGLSALASRPVLAGIKPIAEVTAKGAAPIEKGQVTQARERAVHDALRRAVETGVGMLLVSESSTHNMKLISDSIYARAEGFVERYDVLDESKTDDMYHITIRARVQKATLASRLVDLLVLDQQMGMPQVMVLVSDDGGEYGDAQASGRTVLVKKFTEKRFRLINPQVAEKLQQDRSLLANLREDKSAAVRLANEHAAELVIVCTLRSEDKGSARGLAQAQAVLRMMAINPTTGQEFIGEESELTGAGDVQTEAARAAARRVAEEAGDYAINQMVLWWIRQAGPGAGQEYTVELQNPGNLLRVGRPFREAVERVQGVRQVKVESQSKELLRLRVLFEGGGKGLLIDGIADKCGAVAALTTLDLVLDRGNQLVFALEREGGSRSADNEPGEMRPMVVAIVPFRNATDWAQLDSTAEACARRAESVCVKAKDLRVVDRSRLDVVLKESDLAAAGIVEGDAIKLGKLLPADAIVLGEISGQKQTLRVFLRIVRTDSGEVLTTAEAEVNVDDRDRLPDQLASVLDRALNSKEVGGYRGKLGLPQP; from the coding sequence ATGAACGCATTTCCAGTTTGCCGGATGTCGCTGTTTGTGCTGGTCGGCCTGTCGGCCCTTGCCAGCCGGCCGGTTTTGGCGGGCATCAAGCCGATCGCCGAGGTAACCGCCAAGGGTGCGGCGCCGATCGAAAAGGGGCAGGTCACGCAGGCTCGCGAGCGCGCCGTTCATGACGCATTGCGCCGCGCCGTGGAAACCGGCGTGGGCATGCTCCTGGTCAGCGAATCGAGCACGCACAACATGAAGCTGATCTCCGACTCGATCTATGCCCGCGCTGAAGGCTTCGTCGAACGATACGACGTGCTGGACGAATCGAAGACAGACGACATGTACCACATCACGATTCGTGCCCGCGTGCAAAAGGCGACACTGGCATCGCGCTTGGTTGATCTGCTCGTGCTCGACCAGCAAATGGGGATGCCACAAGTCATGGTGCTGGTCAGTGATGACGGCGGCGAATACGGCGATGCCCAGGCATCCGGCCGCACCGTGCTCGTCAAGAAGTTCACCGAGAAGCGCTTTCGGCTGATCAACCCGCAGGTGGCCGAGAAGCTCCAGCAGGACCGATCGCTGCTGGCGAACCTGCGCGAGGACAAGAGCGCCGCAGTGCGCCTGGCCAACGAGCACGCGGCCGAACTGGTCATCGTCTGCACGCTTCGCTCGGAAGACAAGGGCAGCGCGCGGGGCCTGGCGCAGGCTCAAGCCGTGCTGCGCATGATGGCCATCAATCCGACGACGGGGCAGGAGTTCATCGGCGAGGAATCCGAACTAACCGGCGCGGGCGACGTCCAGACTGAAGCCGCGCGGGCCGCGGCGCGCCGCGTCGCCGAGGAAGCGGGTGACTACGCCATCAACCAGATGGTGCTGTGGTGGATTCGTCAAGCCGGTCCGGGCGCCGGCCAGGAGTACACCGTCGAGCTTCAGAATCCCGGCAATCTGCTGCGCGTCGGCCGGCCGTTTCGAGAGGCCGTCGAGCGCGTGCAAGGGGTCCGACAGGTCAAAGTGGAGAGCCAATCGAAGGAACTGCTGCGCCTGCGCGTGCTGTTTGAAGGCGGCGGCAAAGGCCTGTTGATTGACGGCATCGCCGACAAGTGCGGCGCCGTGGCCGCCCTGACGACGCTGGACCTTGTTCTAGACCGAGGAAACCAACTGGTGTTCGCGCTGGAACGCGAGGGCGGCTCGCGAAGCGCCGACAATGAGCCGGGTGAGATGCGTCCCATGGTTGTCGCGATTGTGCCCTTTCGAAACGCCACGGACTGGGCGCAACTCGATAGCACGGCTGAAGCCTGTGCACGGCGGGCGGAGAGCGTTTGCGTCAAGGCAAAAGACCTGCGCGTCGTGGATCGCTCCCGGTTGGACGTGGTCTTGAAAGAGTCTGATCTCGCGGCGGCAGGAATCGTCGAAGGCGACGCCATCAAACTCGGGAAACTCCTGCCGGCGGATGCGATCGTGCTCGGAGAAATCTCCGGGCAGAAGCAAACGCTGCGCGTCTTTCTGCGAATCGTCCGCACGGACTCGGGCGAAGTGCTCACCACGGCTGAAGCAGAAGTGAACGTTGACGATCGCGACCGATTGCCCGATCAGTTGGCGTCCGTGCTTGATCGGGCGCTGAACAGCAAGGAAGTCGGTGGTTACCGCGGCAAGCTGGGACTGCCGCAGCCATGA
- a CDS encoding Caspase domain protein: MTFARRILIAVLFIGPVFIMALYQPASAQDKAVGVEPVEAAKQLGSNRRALIIGINDYADERIKDLAFAEDDAGSLFKTLTDPRIGGFAKEQVTLLTGRQASTKDIRKALYALRTSGKDDLVVIFFSGHGAKQAGETFWISQDAELADLGPTALPNAEIQRLLAAIPSERVVTLLDCCYAADTVLNQKSVLNVGDVAKLFAGKGRVTIAGAGGGEEAIEVPGMKQGVFTHFLVGGLRGQADANRDGVVTLMELWAWLEPNVEQSARQHKGIQKPTMHMETGQQTDRFLLSLNPVAAADVQQALAKLRQLFLEEKIAAAHYEEGRELIGGVVADPAKKKRREIYLDLAKGKLDAKYLASALSSNSEVRERAPTRPSAEVPTETDGELGKIDHTQSNQGATPSLEEALRAGAPGEHHKNLGKFVGRWDVKSKFFLNPDAPPIIGKYQSEGKWTLGNRYVTIVDVGRMMEQEYENQTTLGYDNLKKEYTMETRDNMSTTTYRFTGRCSSDGSAFDFNGSTNNAITGELEKYRFKTTFQDADHYSVEGWILTNGSEQKLLELNYTRKK; this comes from the coding sequence GTGACATTCGCACGAAGAATTCTGATCGCCGTCTTATTCATCGGCCCAGTGTTCATAATGGCCCTGTATCAGCCAGCCTCGGCGCAGGACAAAGCTGTCGGCGTCGAGCCGGTCGAGGCTGCGAAGCAGCTCGGGTCCAATCGCCGGGCGTTGATCATCGGTATCAACGACTATGCCGATGAGCGCATCAAGGACCTGGCATTTGCCGAAGACGACGCGGGATCGCTGTTCAAAACCTTGACCGACCCGCGCATTGGTGGTTTTGCGAAGGAACAGGTCACGCTGCTCACCGGCCGGCAGGCGTCGACGAAAGACATTCGCAAGGCCCTCTACGCCCTGCGGACTTCCGGCAAAGACGATCTGGTGGTCATTTTCTTTTCCGGCCACGGCGCGAAGCAGGCCGGTGAAACGTTCTGGATATCGCAGGACGCCGAACTGGCCGATCTCGGGCCCACGGCCCTGCCCAACGCGGAGATTCAGCGGCTGCTGGCCGCGATTCCCAGCGAACGCGTGGTCACGCTGCTCGACTGCTGCTATGCCGCCGATACCGTTCTCAATCAGAAATCCGTCCTGAACGTGGGGGACGTCGCCAAGCTCTTTGCCGGCAAGGGCCGGGTCACGATTGCTGGCGCGGGCGGCGGCGAGGAGGCCATTGAAGTCCCCGGAATGAAGCAAGGCGTCTTTACGCACTTCCTCGTCGGCGGACTGCGCGGTCAGGCCGACGCCAACCGCGATGGCGTTGTCACGCTCATGGAGCTATGGGCGTGGCTCGAGCCGAACGTTGAGCAATCCGCCCGGCAGCACAAGGGCATCCAGAAGCCGACCATGCACATGGAGACTGGCCAGCAGACCGACCGCTTTCTGCTGTCGCTCAACCCGGTTGCCGCGGCAGATGTGCAACAGGCCCTGGCAAAGCTGCGCCAGCTCTTCCTGGAAGAGAAGATCGCCGCGGCGCACTACGAAGAAGGGCGCGAACTGATCGGCGGCGTTGTCGCTGATCCAGCGAAGAAGAAGCGGCGGGAGATTTATCTCGATCTGGCGAAAGGCAAGCTCGACGCAAAGTATCTTGCGAGCGCGCTTTCTTCGAATTCAGAGGTTCGTGAGAGGGCTCCCACGCGCCCTTCGGCAGAAGTCCCGACTGAAACAGATGGCGAACTCGGTAAGATTGACCATACTCAATCAAACCAAGGAGCGACACCTTCACTCGAAGAGGCTTTGCGCGCAGGGGCACCCGGCGAGCATCACAAGAACCTGGGCAAATTCGTCGGGCGATGGGATGTTAAGTCAAAATTCTTTTTAAACCCAGATGCACCGCCGATTATCGGGAAATATCAGTCAGAAGGTAAATGGACATTGGGCAATCGATATGTGACGATTGTTGACGTTGGCAGAATGATGGAGCAAGAGTATGAAAACCAAACAACATTGGGCTACGACAATCTCAAGAAGGAGTACACTATGGAAACTAGAGACAACATGTCGACGACAACTTATAGATTCACGGGCAGGTGTTCTAGCGATGGATCGGCGTTTGATTTTAACGGCAGTACTAACAATGCAATCACCGGCGAGTTGGAGAAATATCGCTTCAAGACGACCTTCCAGGACGCAGACCACTACTCAGTTGAGGGGTGGATCCTAACAAATGGATCAGAACAGAAGCTTCTTGAGTTGAACTACACTCGGAAGAAATAG